One part of the Humulus lupulus chromosome 9, drHumLupu1.1, whole genome shotgun sequence genome encodes these proteins:
- the LOC133799370 gene encoding uncharacterized mitochondrial protein AtMg00810-like: MDDILITGSSTTEITALISPLNSKFSLKDLGPLKYFLGIQVQSTSNGIILTQQKYITDVLCRAKMQYANPLPTPMTGGEKLSTQGCDPIQSPQLYRSLVGALQYVTITRPEIAYAVNIILMTGGPLQDSVFISATTLSTGPPRNNRLFQGLV, from the exons ATGGATGATATCCTCATCACTGGGAGTTCTACAACAGAGATTACTGCTCTTATTTCCCCTCTGAATTCCAAGTTCTCTCTCAAGGATCTTGGTCCTTTGAAATATTTTCTTGGGATTCAAGTGCAGTCTACCTCGAATGGGATTATCTTGACTCAGCAGAAATACATCACAGATGTGCTATGTAGAGCCAAAATGCAGTATGCTAATCCTTTACCAACACCTATGACAGGTGGGGAAAAACTCTCAACTCAGGGATGTGATCCTATTCAATCTCCACAACTCTATAGAAGTCTGGTAGGTGCTCTTCAATATGTTACTATCACTAGACCTGAAATAGCTTATGCAGTCAACATA ATCCTGATGACAGGAGGTCCACTTCAGGATTCTGTGTTTATCTCGGCAACAACCTTGTCAACTGGTCCTCCAAGAAACAATAGACTGTTTCAAGGTCTAGTATAG
- the LOC133800808 gene encoding WRKY transcription factor 28 — MKDNKQVLNLSSLQTKPLTTNTLSLSYTFLFLSFPFFLSFLISIRSNMSDIEPKDLYYYSSSPFGHDHHQIMTVDRDFISSAGSSSSSSSPFITTMHNTPTNPSGFLGFDSGSVGGGGGGFISPTMEDFYYYYNNSSSFSNNATTTTAFGLSSSSSDQAAALSSDDQKLGLMMMMTTPSPPLSPPQVAAVVSNCNDNNNHSNINSLSSSSTTGDNHDQDHDSSNNNNNRDQKRKGSEDRDQKDLDHDDDDSNSKKVSKGNNNKNNNNSKKGEKKQKEPRFAFMTKSEVDHLEDGYRWRKYGQKAVKNSPYPRSYYRCTTQKCSVKKRVERSYQDPSTVITTYEGTHNHPLPSALRGNAAAAAAAAAMFPPSMTSLMGGAAAGFPHHQEYNSLFGQMPNNYMINNNNNILLGGGGRSGSSSSTITASTAGILSQAAYHQQHGRGDDDFGLLQDMVPGTMFLKQEP, encoded by the exons ATGAAAGACAACAAACAAGTATTAAACCTTAGCAGTCTTCAGACGAAACCCCTCACCACAAATACTCTTTCTCTCTCATAtacctttcttttcctttcctttcctttctttctttcttttcttatcTCCATAAGATCGAACATGTCTGATATTGAACCCAAAGACCTCTACTACTACTCATCATCACCGTTCGGCCATGATCATCATCAAATCATGACCGTTGATCGAGATTTCATCAGCTCCGCGggctcatcttcttcttcctcctcgcccTTCATAACCACCATGCACAACACTCCCACTAACCCTAGCGGTTTCCTAGGGTTTGACAGTGGTAgtgttggtggtggtggtggtggtttcaTCAGCCCTACTATGGAAGatttctactactactacaacaactCGTCGTCGTTTAGTAACAACGCCACTACCACCACGGCTTTTGGGCTGTCGTCCTCTTCTTCCGACCAAGCTGCCGCTCTCAGCTCCGATGATCAGAAGCTAgggttgatgatgatgatgacgacGCCATCGCCGCCATTATCGCCACCACAAGTGGCAGCGGTGGTGAGTAATtgtaatgataataataatcacTCGAATATTAATTCGCTGTCTTCTTCTTCTACCACTGGTGATAATCACGATCAAGATCATGActcttctaataataataataatcgaGATCAGAAGCGAAAAGGGTCCGAAGATCGAGATCAGAAGGATCTGGATCACGACGATGATGATAGTAACTCTAAGAAAGT GAGCAAAGggaataataataagaacaataataatagtaagaaaggagagaagaagcaaaAGGAGCCACGATTTGCTTTCATGACAAAAAGTGAGGTTGATCATCTTGAAGATGGCTATCGATGGAGAAAATATGGTCAAAAAGCTGTCAAAAACAGCCCTTATCCaag AAGCTATTACCGGTGCACAACTCAAAAATGTAGTGTGAAGAAACGCGTAGAAAGGTCATACCAGGACCCCTCCACCGTCATAACCACCTACGAAGGCACTCACAACCACCCACTACCCTCCGCCCTCCGTGGCAACGCCGccgccgcagccgcagccgcCGCCATGTTCCCACCTTCCATGACATCGCTGATGGGCGGCGCCGCTGCCGGTTTCCCTCATCACCAGGAGTACAATAGTCTGTTCGGACAAATGCCTAATAATTACATgattaacaataataataacatattATTAGGTGGTGGTGGCAGATCAGGATCATCATCATCAACTATAACAGCATCAACGGCTGGGATTTTATCTCAGGCTGCTTATCATCAACAACATGGTCgtggtgatgatgattttggactTTTGCAAGATATGGTTCCTGGTACCATGTTCCTCAAACAAGAgccatga
- the LOC133799371 gene encoding uncharacterized protein LOC133799371, with the protein MDSCNIGSLNVRGLNNKDKQDSVVEFYNVNKIGVGGLLETKLKGNKVQELTDKKFANWDFFNSSTVEGRLLIIWRKGYVRVIVIAESPQHVHCVVKMAGQATAFCLTFVYGFNTIEERKTIWYNLVQLKFPISSWLILGDFNSVFNVDDRNWGNPITQNEMADSNHWLSQVHIEALKSHGSVFTWTNNQAGTNRIYSKIDHIFVNEEWHDHFPNSTTRFSWETISDHCSCAVSTTTTEAIGINPFRYYNFWANHPEFKSLVEQNWKKPLSTRGLKGVYLKLMRVKHCLKKFNHEVIGDIGKSYQEAKACYSEAKLQVQTHPREKIYQEQETNAAANFYAQEKMYHKFLRQRSKITWLEKGYSNTSYFHACLKKRKMENRITTFMTDQGPDGFGSGFFKKMWSVIRGEISVDVTNYFETGLMPPELHNTMISLIPKQENPAKAVDYKPIACCSTIYKCISKLLCSRLASVLPSLVHQNQGAFVQGRSIAHNVMILQDILKNYQRKNTSPRCTIKIDISKAYDTVDWNFIEDLLNALNFPSRFVQLVMICIKSTSYSLLMNGRIQGGFHGAKGLRQGDPLSPLIFVLIMDYLSRSLLHAAQVFKFRYHPLCKSLKLINLCFADDLILLSKGSKQSIKVLREVLDDFSNTTGLHINVNKSQIFFGGVELREKEEIIRDLGLAEGDFPLKYLGVPL; encoded by the exons ATGGATAGTTGCAATATAGGAAGTTTGAATGTTAGGGGCTTGAATAACAAGGATAAGCAAGATTCTGTGGTAGAGTTTTACAATGTCAATAAAATTGGAGTAGGGGGTTTGTTAGAAACTAAGTTGAAAGGGAATAAAGTTCAGGAGTTGACGGACAAAAAGTTTGCTAATTGGGATTTCTTTAATAGCTCTACTGTTGAGGGCAGGTTATTGATTATATGGAGAAAAGGTTATGTTAGAGTTATAGTAATTGCAGAATCACCTCAACATGTTCATTGTGTGGTAAAAATGGCTGGGCAAGCTACTGCATTTTGTCTCAcatttgtttatggttttaacaCCATTGAAGAGAGGAAGACTATTTGGTATAATCTGGTGCAGCTGAAGTTTCCTATTTCTTCTTGGTTAATTCTTGGGGATTTTAACTCAGTATTTAATGTTGATGACAGAAATTGGGGGAATCCTATAACGCAAAATGAAATGGCTGACTCTAATCACTGGTTATCTCAGGTTCATATTGAAGCTCTCAAAAGTCATGGGTCGGTTTTCACTTGGACTAACAACCAAGCTGGTACCAATCGAATCTATTCCAAGATAGATCATATATTTGTCAATGAGGAGTGGCATGATCACTTTCCTAACTCAACAACTCGTTTTAGTTGGGAAACCATATCAGATCATTGTTCTTGTGCTGTTTCAACTACAACTACAGAGGCTATTGGGATTAATCCATTTCGGTATTACAATTTCTGGGCTAATCACCCTGAGTTCAAGAGCTTAGTGGAGCAAAATTGGAAGAAACCGTTATCTACTAGAGGTCTAAAAGGGGTTTACTTAAAACTGATGAGAGTTAAGCATTGCCTCAAGAAGTTTAATCATGAAGTGATAGGTGATATTGGGAAGAGTTATCAGGAAGCTAAAGCCTGCTACAGTGAGGCTAAATTACAGGTTCAAACTCACCCGAGAGAAAAGATTTATCAGGAGCAAGAAACTAATGCAGCTGCTAATTTTTATGCTCAAGAGAAAATGTACCATAAGTTTCTAAGACAAAGGAGTAAAATTACTTGGCTGGAAAAAGGATATTCCAATACCTCTTATTTTCATGCCTGTCtaaagaagagaaaaatggaaAACAGAATTACAACATTCATGACAGACCAAG GACCTGATGGGTTTGGATCTGGATTTTTCAAGAAAATGTGGTCTGTTATAAGGGGGGAAATTAGTGTtgatgttactaactattttgaaACAGGTCTCATGCCACCTGAGTTACATAATACGATGATTTCTCTCATCCCTAAACAAGAGAACCCGGCTAAAGCAGTTGACTACAAACCTATTGCATGTTGTTCAACGATATACAAATGCATATCAAAACTGTTATGCTCTAGACTTGCATCAGTTCTCCCTTCTCTGGTTCACCAAAACCAAGGTGCTTTTGTCCAAGGGAGGTCAATTGCTCACAATGTGATGATTCTTCAAGACATTTTGAAGAACTATCAGAGGAAAAACACTTCTCCTCGCTGTACTATCAAGATAGATATCAGTAAGGCATATGACACTGTGGATTGGAATTTTATTGAAGATCTTCTTAATGCTTTAAACTTTCCTAGTAGATTTGTTCAGCTGGTAATGATTTGTATCAAAAGCACTTCCTATTCTCTCCTTATGAATGGTAGAATTCAAGGTGGTTTTCATGGGGCTAAGGGACTTCGTCAAGGTGATCCTTTATCTCCTTTGATATTTGTTCTGATTATGGATTATCTATCGAGAAGTCTTCTTCACGCTGCTCAAGTCTTTAAATTCAGATATCATCCTCTTTGCAAAAGTTTGAAGTTAATAAACTTATGCTTTGCGGATGACTTGATTCTTCTTAGTAAAGGGTCCAAGCAGTCCATTAAAGTTCTTAGAGAGGTCTTGGATGATTTCAGCAATACTACTGGGCTCCATATCAATGTTAATAAATCACAAATATTCTTTGGAGGGGTTGAGCTTAGGGAGAAAGAGGAGATCATTAGGGATCTAGGTTTGGCTGAAGGTGATTTCCCTTTAAAGTACTTAGGGGTGCCTTTATGA